A single region of the Candidatus Omnitrophota bacterium genome encodes:
- a CDS encoding site-specific integrase codes for MTDPKSPKRQNPILTPAHDLFDDLISLSQKLSDKGLSKNTKSAYSKDFALFADFCLRVEKPWLPATPETVCAYLASIIDKKYSTISRVCVSIKRFHVESGYDSPTDSHSVKSVLKGIRREIGISCDAAKPILWDDLKRMVSRCERTIRGRRNQAILLIGWCAALRRSEICALDVEDLSFLPEGLTIRIRKSKTDQDGKGANIFIPRAPDKELCCVRFLEDYKELLFLNRSGPLFRRVRKTNAMMFYDWGNAARLTEQTITDVVKDAARSVGYSPIEYSAHSLRRGFATQCGQLGIPERFIARQTRHSSMEVLRRYIEDGSIMLNNPLKIVFASLDSSPRQGSQDRLLEGQSVPSEAPAPSEQPSDIESPALDIEPPHLVQSSQI; via the coding sequence ATGACCGATCCGAAATCACCCAAACGACAAAATCCGATCCTGACTCCGGCACATGATCTGTTTGACGATCTCATTTCTCTATCTCAAAAATTGTCGGATAAAGGTCTATCGAAAAACACAAAAAGTGCCTACTCGAAAGACTTTGCTTTGTTCGCCGATTTTTGTTTGAGAGTTGAAAAACCATGGTTGCCGGCGACACCTGAAACAGTTTGCGCATATTTGGCGTCAATTATCGATAAAAAATACTCGACTATTTCCAGGGTTTGTGTATCGATAAAACGCTTTCATGTCGAGTCTGGTTATGACTCACCGACAGACTCTCATTCTGTAAAATCCGTTTTAAAAGGTATTAGGCGAGAAATAGGCATATCTTGCGATGCTGCAAAGCCCATCTTATGGGATGACTTGAAACGGATGGTTTCTCGGTGTGAACGAACGATTCGAGGAAGGCGAAATCAAGCTATTTTGTTGATCGGATGGTGCGCCGCTTTGAGACGATCCGAGATTTGCGCGCTCGATGTCGAGGATCTTTCTTTTTTGCCCGAAGGCCTCACGATTCGGATCAGGAAATCAAAGACCGATCAAGACGGAAAAGGCGCAAACATTTTTATTCCGAGGGCTCCCGATAAAGAACTTTGTTGTGTCCGGTTTCTTGAGGACTACAAAGAGCTTTTGTTTTTGAATAGATCGGGACCGCTTTTCAGACGAGTGAGAAAAACAAACGCCATGATGTTTTACGACTGGGGAAACGCGGCGAGATTGACCGAGCAGACAATCACAGACGTTGTCAAGGATGCGGCGCGCTCCGTGGGATATAGTCCTATCGAATATTCGGCGCATTCGTTGCGGCGAGGTTTCGCTACTCAATGCGGACAACTGGGAATCCCCGAAAGATTCATCGCCCGGCAAACTCGCCATTCTTCCATGGAGGTTTTGAGGCGGTATATAGAAGATGGTTCGATCATGCTGAACAATCCACTCAAGATCGTCTTTGCATCGCTCGATTCCTCGCCGCGACAAGGATCTCAAGATCGTCTTTTGGAAGGTCAATCTGTACCTTCGGAAGCTCCCGCGCCTTCTGAACAACCATCTGATATCGAATCTCCGGCTCTCGATATTGAACCGCCTCATCTTGTCCAATCATCGCAGATATGA